The Phoenix dactylifera cultivar Barhee BC4 unplaced genomic scaffold, palm_55x_up_171113_PBpolish2nd_filt_p 000388F, whole genome shotgun sequence genome includes the window GAATCTCTATGACACTAGTCCAAAAAATCTCTCCAAAGTATTGAACTACGTAGGAGGTGATCTAGTCTGCAACTATGTTCGTCGACATGTGCACTGTTTAAAAAAAAGCCAAACCTCTAACCAGTCTATGAGTCTCAAAAATCATTAGGTGACCGTCCCCATGTCGATCTATTCTCggtatccaatcgatcaccttTTTTTCCACCATTCTAACCTCCTCCACGGGCCATCACTGGATAGCTGCATTTCTTATGAATATCAATTGAACTGCAGAGCCTGCAGAGATGTCCATTGTGTCACGTAAGGTTTGTCTCCCACTTTTATTTGGAGTCCGGTATTTGTTTACCTATCAATAGTACTGCAAGGGGAAGACGGCCACCAACTAGGAGACATTTTTCCCATTCTAAATCAGTATGTCAAACCCTGCCACCATTAGCCGGCTAGGTGAATCATACTGTGATATTGGGTTACGGCTGTGCGGTTGTAGCTAACGCCGAATCCCACCTACTTCTCGTTAGGTACATTCTCACGAGGGACCAAATTTGACAGTCAGCAATTCAGTAATATTATATCGATACTGATCTTcccaagaaaaatttaaaaaacatgAAGTACGTACAAGAAAAGAAACTCTGGAAAATTCAACTCATAGACGCGAAGACTAATGCATTTAGCTGGGGACCTGGGGTGATATAGAGTAATAGGCTCACCCAATCAACAAGACCCAAACATTTAGTTGGGGTAGTAGTTAGGCAATGGATATGGGAGTTGGGAATCCGTTCGATTCGTGCTAGTAGTGGACAGTTTCGTTTATTTTCTCATTGACATGGGTACGACCATTAAAATGGGTACATATTTTTCTCGATTCGGGTGGCACCTATCCTTGTACAAATTACACTTCGAATTATTTCATGAAGGGAAGAATTTGAACTCCTAAAATCGGGAGAAGATTTGttagaaaaaaatcaaaaactagactcaaaaatttataaaacgagtccttattttaataaatttattaatattaatacattaatatattaaaatcccCTGGGACCTGCAACTATCCGAGGTTCAACCCCACTTTCACCACGTCCCcggaaattttccatgaaaccGTTTAACCAACAACCGGTCCATTCGAATTCCAAAACCcaccattaaaaaaataaaaatagtaaaaaatatattattatttaggatttttttgcataaatatttttctaaaaatttaaatttttataaatattctcttaaaatttatatttatttctatatccTTATAAAACACTTTTTTTTACAAGTATCCTCAATATAACGGTttttctaacaccgttaataaaaaccatatttattttttattaaaaataaaataaaattttaaaattatttttttcctccaaTGAAATagtctaatgaatatttttgcatatctatctattaaaaatattttatttattttaatttgataccgTTAATATTTTAATAGTGTTAGATGATGTGGGTACATATGTAAAaatgagaattaaaaaaataaaatatatgttttaagagaacatatatgtaaatattaattttgaaagaacATTAATGTTTGGGTCAGCTAGGGTGAGGGCAGCTGATGTACAGGCGTTGTTGAGGGGTGAGCCGGTCAGGCGCTGTGAGGGcagatggatttggaggatgcgagCTCATCCGCGGATGGCACTTTTCATTTGGAAGGTGGTCTGGGACTGTCTGCCAACCAGAAGGATGCTGGCCAGGAGGGGGATAGAGGTGTCCCCGATGTGCATGAATTGCCCGGAGGCGGTGGAGACTATTAGCCATGTGCTTTTTGAGTGCCCGCAAGTAGCTCAGATCTGGAGGAGGGCATCCTTCCCAGGGCTTACCTTTGGTGTGGGAGATTTTCTACAGCAGGTGAGGAACGCCTTACGATCGCCGAGCACTGCTGGATGGGGTACTGCTGCTGTCTTCCTGGCATATTATATCTGGCTGGACAGGAACGCTAGAGTTTTTGAGGGGAGAAGGGCTTCTCTGAGGTCCGTTGTAGAGCGAGCTCTCTGTCAGGCAGTAGAGATCTTGGAGGCCACTGAGGTTGATTCATCTGGAATagctagggacatctgggacCCCCTCTTCGCTACCACAGTGTCCGGATTTGTCTTTATCgcttgggagcccccaccccctggcTATTTAAAAGTGAACTTCGATGGAAGCTTGCCCGGCGGTGGCAATCAGGCGGGAGTAGCTTTTGTCATCAGAGATCATGGCGCTAGGCTGATTGCAGCAGGGGGTTGCCGCTCCTTCGAGGCCTCGGCCTTTAGGGGGTTGCACATCACTCTGGAGAGTTTTTATGGACTCAGCATTCTTCTGTGGTTCGCggctgactgggtcgcctctttcGCTGCACATCACTCTGGAGAGTTTTTGTGGACTCAGAATTTTTCTGTTCCTTTTGTTTTACGTTGTTTGCTTGATGGTGATGTAGCTGGCAGTTCTCATGCTAGAATAGTGTGAGCTGCCgattcacaatatatatatatatatataatttgatatttagaaaatttgtaaaaaaatgattttattatttattatttttgtttgaatatttaaagagtcatttttttttttgtaagctTTAATGTGAATACACCGTGCCAAGTCAAAAGAAGGCAAGCGATAGAAGAAAGGGGGTAAAAGCGTCAATGTCGTCCATATTCATCGCTTTTTATTGGAACTCGCTTTGCCCCGGCTCTTCTAGTCCCGAACACTCGTATGCCCCTCCCTGCTCCGAAAACAGAGCGGCGCACCAGGAGTACGAGCAAATATCTGGAAGAGGTTGCCGAAATTACCTCAAAGCATTTTAAATTGCGATCCTTGCGGGCCCCATTCTGCAGACTCCCAGATGGTACATTCCCCCGTCGCCTCCCGTAGGACTTCCTTATAAATCCCAAATGCTCGCTGGTTTTCCACTGCATTCTTTCTCAAGAAAAACTACTAACAGACTCATCCTCTCCATCCAATAAGATGTCCAGATTCCTAATTTTTATGGTCCttcattcttttcttctcttctttgtttcAGGTAATAAGCATTCTTAGATCTACTCCCTGCTCTCCTCTGTTTTCCTTTGTTTTGAGGATTTATAGTTATAAATATGGGTTGTTCTTCGTGTTTCAGGGGGTTTAGCGGCGGCGTTCACGCTGACGAATAACTGTGAGTACACGGTGTGGCCGGGGTCGCTGTCGGGGGCGGGCACGGGGGAGCTGGAGACGACGGGGTTCGCGCTGGAGAAAGGAGAGTCACGGAGCCTGAATGCGCCGGCCAAGTGGTCCGGCCGTTTCTGGGGCCGCACCCTATGCTCCACCGACTCCGCAACCGGCAAGTTCACCTGCGGCACCGGCGACTGCGGATCTGGCACCATGGAGTGCTCCGGAGGCGGCGCCGCACCCCCGGCGACCCTGGCCGAGTTTACCCTCGACGGAAGCGGGGGAATGGACTTCTACGACGTCAGTCTCGTCGATGGCTACAACGTGCCGATGCTGGTGGTGCCGCAAGGAGCCAGCTCCCCCGGGGGGAACTGCAGCGCGACGGGGTGTCTGGTGGACCTGAACGGTGTTTGTCCGTCGGACCTGAAGGTGGTGCTCGCGGGTGTCGACGGGGGGAGCGAGAGCGTAGCGTGCAAAAGCGCGTGCGAGGCATTCGGGTCGCCGCAGTACTGCTGCAGCGGGGCCTACGGGAACCCGAACACATGCAAGCCGTCGTCATACTCTCAGTTCTTCAAGAATGCCTGCCCCCGCGCGTACAGCTACGCCTACGACGACGCCTCCTCTACCTTCACCTGCTACAACGCTAACTACCTCATCACCTTCTGCCCCAGCACCACCAGGTATGGTATTTTAACCTTCCTCGCGGCAGCAAAATTAAAGCTCTGCTTCTTCCTTTCTTACATTCGTTCGCTTAAAATCTTTAAATTAAATCGAGTTTGGTCCGGTGGTTCGCACTAGAAGGCCGCGCTGTGGCCTTATAGATGTAGCCCAGTGTTTTGGATTCGGGCAGCTACGAATAGTGATTTCATCAGGATAATATGGGAATTTTTGAGCGAGACGCTGAGTTTGCTACCTTTGCGTCAATCCGTGGCAAAGAGAGTTGGAAACGAGCGCGGCAAGGAAGACTTCCTTTCCTTTCTGGCTGCGTGCAACGATGCGTGCACAGGTGCTGCACCTTGCCCTTCGTCTCAAACTTTCTGGCTGTTTCCGCAGATGTCCTGACCACTAGACGTGACATTTTGGCATCTCCTATTCCTGTACCTGACGAGCTTCGCTAAGCTGTCGCTCATTCGCTGGTCAAACCTTACGTGATGACATGGCAGGTTATGATTAGTTTATTTATTGGACAACGCCAAAAACGTCATGAGACATCAGCAACTCGATGCTAAAATATCTAATCTGCCAACCGCCTTTCTAAGCCCCGGAGAATGGCGGCCTGAGGAAAAAGCTTATTAAATCAAGTCGGCAACCGTGTCCTTGATGTCTGGTGCGAGCCTTACATCCAGATTTCCAAGAATCGCCGTCTTTCTCTTTCCATCATCTTTCTTCCAAGAGTCGCCGTCTTTCTCTTCCCATATTCCTTCTCCCTCCTCCCATACTTTGTCTGCACTCGCGGTAGTTGAATTGCCTCCTCGCGCACCAGTCCACAGAACCCATTCCCACTTCTCCGTGGCCTGCTCTAATAGATTACTAagatttttatgaaatcttaacctaacattttttttttttttgatatcttAACAGTCAGAAATCAGCGGCCGATAATCCGGAGGCCGCGGCAGGGCTGCCCTTGATCAACAGCACGATGGCCTTCCTGAGCGGCGACGCCTCGCCCTCCATGCCGCACGCGGCGCTTCTTCCCGTCACTCTCGCCGTCCTCGCTGCTATCGCGGCCCACCTAAAAGTCTAAACCGCCCACGCGCTATCCCATACGTAACTTGCGTGCGGAAGGGCGCGCGCGTTGCGGTTTCGCTCGCCCACTCCGCGCCCGTCTTGCTGCATCGTACATGAGAGGGCCGACCGCCACAACCACCGCACTTCTccgcccttctttttttttgttgtcgtTTTTGAGAAGACGTGGCACCACCTTTTCTCTACTCGGCCGGGCTCCTTTGTCTCTCTTTGAGGGGAGATTCTACTGCTGGCGAGGGTGACGATAGTGCGACAATGACCGAAGTTTGAATAcggctttttttattttcttttctctcttgcaGAAAGGCTCAGGCTTCCGCCTGTACGAAATAAATATACTGgatgattttttatatttttttatctttctacATGCTTCGCAGTGGGTGGTCGCAATCGATTTTATAGTTAATTACATGGTGATTTTATGTACCGTATTTGCGCCACGCCTAGAGGTGGCACGTCGTTCTCCGTGATGTGAAATTCAAGGATGAAATATTGTTATCTTAAAgtttttcttatgtttatatatatatttatatttgtataggtcttcgaagGTTACTTTTATGTGAGTCGATCAGCATGGCTTGTCGATGGCACGTCGTTCTCCGTGATGTGAAATTCAAGGATGAAATATTGTTATCTTAAAgtttttcttatgtttatatatatatttatatttgtataggtcttcgaagGTTACTTTTATGTGAGTCGATCAGCATGGCTTGTCGATGGCTTCGGTCTAGGGTCGATGGCGCATGGCATAGTCCAATAGTTAAATCGAGTAAAACCATATCTGATCTTGACCTGTATGTGCGTGACCAAAAGCGTGTAACTTAAAAAGGGGGTTGAAGTAGTCAAAAGGAACTGCCAATCACCGGCGGCAATTTTCACTGGCAAAAGGTTGGGGGTAAGAGGGCACCACGTACTCATGAGGTCCCTTATTTCCTGATgtgaatgaagtgatttgaaagGACTAAGTTTTCCTAGTAAAATCTTGTGATGTTAGTAAAGATAGCACAAGCCCTTTGTGTTCTTTTTGCTTGGGTTGCAGTGgatttatttccttttttttcgttGTCCGTAAAGAAGCATCATCTGGTCAATGGTCCTGCGTGTCAAGATCTGCTTTAGTTAGCTAGCTGATTTGCCGAGTCACTAAATAAAAAAAGTATACACATTAGACTTTTTGAGATGCATATTAACTATTTTAACGGCACACGTGCATTTCAAAATTATTTATACATGCGCCCCTGAAAATATTAGCAAACTCAACAGATTGGGAAAAACCTTCCAAGTTGATAGGTTAATGGAATTaatatttgttctcaattaaaaATTTTGACTGCTGTTCGAAAAATCAGTTAACATGGAAAAAAAGCAGTAGATAACCTTCCTTCCAAATGAATGATGCATGCAAATTTGTTAGATGAGTACATAAATCACAAGAGATAGATAATTTCAATTTCATTATTAACATTTTTAAGAACAAGAATAATTGGGTTTGAATGTTTAGATGATATATCCCCAGTATTAGGATTTAAGTAAGTATAGTGCAAGGGGATCCTCGACAAAAGGAAAAACTTACATTCTTAAAGCTTCTTATGTTAGCTGAGAACAAAGGCAAAGATTTAGGATCAAGATTACATCTAAATGGCAAAAACCAGAACACAACaacgagggaaaaaaaaagcagaGCATCATCGCTGTAGTTTTACAATTGAAAGTAAGAATGGAGAAAGAGCATATATGTTTTAGTAGTCTTGACTGCAATATGACCCTATGTGTATGGTCTTATCCTGTCACTATTTCATAGACCTGAAAAATAGCGAGGTTCTTGTGGTTGAAATGAAAAACCTTTTCACTTCACCTATGGATCAACCTCACCAAGTTTGATTAACATCGGTGAATCTTATTTGGTTCGGCACACCATGTTTTAGACATTAATTTAGCTTTCTACGTGTCTTCCTCTAACCCGCTTGGAAATGCAACTGCTAATTGCCTCCATGTCAATGCTTGATATGCTTGTTGACCACGCTAATTAGTTCTACTTGGTGAGTTGGCGACAACCACATAACCAAAATATAGAGCCCGCATGGGCGGCACCGACTGAACGGAGCTCGTCATTAAAATGTGCCGAGGTTGATGGATCAACCAACGTGAGGTGGCGCCACGACACCACAGGATAAGTCCTGGGACCCACTTTATCCATCCTTTTCTATTGGCGTGCTGCACCCCCTTCCCCTTCCTTCTTGTTGAATTGAGTCAAGGCCAAGCACAGGAACCAGTGTAAGTGGGCATTGAACTAAGTGTAGGGCCTCCTTTAGATCTAGGATCCTATGCAATGCACGGTTTAAACACGACAGTTCTATGTATTATACACGATGCATTATTGTTGATAGTCGTTCATCTCCTGATGATGGCCATCTGCTCGGCAAACTTGTTGGTTGCCAACTCCTTTTTTCTGTCTGAGACGAATGTCGAATCTGGTTCCCTTTTGAGAGGGTTGGTATCTCCTGTTCTCATACTATTCCACCTTCTATGGAAGACCCACCAATTTTAATACACAAACTGGCTTTAGATAAGGACTCTTCTGCACCTAATTTCTGCAGCAAAGTCTCGATAGTGATCCACCAGCTAACACAAACAAAGAATCCAATGAGCCCAACTAAGGTCGTAAAAATTGAATCAACCTTCCCCTCATGACATGTAAAATGCGTGGAGAGTAGTCCACTAACCTTTGGTAATCCGTCGCAAGAGCAAATCGTTCATTCGCTGCCTGGTTATTAATTCTCCTAACCTTAGAGGCTACCAtatccaatccttttctaggtTGAACTGCGTATGCTGACCATCTTCTCCCAACATACTGAAGATTATGACATGCATTAAgatttttcctcaaaaaaaaaaaaaacattcattaACATTCCATAGAGCACATGCTTCTTGTGCTCATGACCTGGCCAAACAAAAATGATGGAGGCCATATTTATTCAAAGCATAGTTAGTAAAAGCATATCGATTTCAATGAGATAGGACAAGTTGCTTAGTCAAGTAAGGTGGAAAGCATGAATGCATTGTCAGGAAGAAGTATAGATTAAGTAGTGATGGTGGCTAAATATTGAATAATATagcctatgcttcggcagtgaaGTGTTCTTCTTCTAGTCAGTAAAAAGGATTCAGTTTGACTTAATGGATGAATCATTCTCTTGTCCTCAGGTATAGCTGGTATTGAGTCATTAGCTGGGTGGAGGTCCCGCTCGGGGACGAGGGCTGGTCGGCCACTCGTGATGATTTGGTGCAAGCTATTAAGTGGAGAGGATTAAAGAAATTTTTTCAGAGAACACGTTTATTTGGAAGGAGGCAGCAAGTGTGACAGGTCACAATGCTGCCTTGTCTTCTCCGGGCAATAAGAATTCCAATTGTTTACTAAGTTAGCCAAAGTTCTTAAATGTGTATCTAGTGTATTGCTTTGGAACCACTTGGGATGCGAATTTTGGAAATGTAACTATCAAATTGGTCTTTAGCCCACTACCACTCTAATCCACAATTGCCATTCGGTGTCTCGCTCACATGTTGCCACTTGGCCTATACATATAAAGCGCTTGGGGCCTAGTCATCATGATCGGGACACAATTCAAGAACTACTTGTCTTCTTAGTTCATTGCATGTTTTCCGCTTCGGCCGCATTTTTGGGATGTTCTTTTGTTGGCAAAAGATTGGACTTTTAAGTAAAACTAgatgggaaagaaaaaaaatacactaACCATAAATAGTCTTTACGAACATAAGTAGTCTTTAAGGTCCATAAAATGTGATCCAAACTTTAAGAGACTTTGCTTTAAATGGGCTTAGTTTGGGTCTTGGCGTCTTGCACAATAAAACAAATTTCAGTATGACAAGGTCTTCTTTGGCAAAGCTTTTAGAGAAAGTATTTTGTAGccctccaaaaatatttttaagtaatattGTGGTGTTTCCTAATAGTATAATAATAGTATAAtagtatatattattttaatttcactataaaaatacttttgaaagtaTTTtcagtattatattataatagtataatatattatattattgtagtaatacataattataaaataatatattcttctattatattataaacacaatataatatattattagtattattaataATATAACAAGATAATATATTAGATTACATCATCATATTATATTCTATTGTATGactattttataataatattatattatcattaaatatatatataataatattgaacaatataatattatgatacTATAAAATAGTATAATCCATTATTAGATTAGGTTCTAAtccaatatattatattatattacaatattattatattatattgtattatattataataatgtaatattatatcatcatattacattatattatattttagtaATATTATTCTATTAATAAAACATTACTATCTATATCACATCATATCATATTATGTCATATTATTATGTTATggtattcaatattatattgcactatattataataatgttatacaaaataataatattttaatataaaatattatgcaAAATTTAATTGTACTATACTCCACCATGCCATACTATGCAATATTATTTATTGTCATTTTATTatgctaaaagtactttctcattttgataccaaacatatgttaaaatttcataatactttagaaatatagttgatTAATAGCAAATAGCTTTTCATAAAAATTCTACCTTCAAAAGCTCTTCTTTTCGAAAGCACTACATCTAAAAGTTTTACTGTCAATAGCAATCCCAGACAGGACCTAAGATTGAGCTCAAGCATAAATTTCTTTTCTCAGAAAATATGGTGGCATCGCCAGCATCTTGGTTCAAGAGTAGAGCCACTCGGTAGGAATGCACACCACTGATAGTGGTGCCAAAAAATAGGCCAAAGCCCGATGGGTGATAAAAACCCATCATTTCATGAAGAGATATATATGAGTCCcatcttttctttctatttaaGAACCTTTTGATCAAGGCAATGCCGAAGGGCAAGAACTAGTAGAAAACAAAGGCCCATCCTCAAGTTACGAATATTTCTATGTGGTTCATGTTGTTCATGTCGCAGGCAGGAGGAAACTCCTTAGCTTCATTATAATGTACATTTGATTGCCTCCTTGCAACTAAGAACCAATAAAATTCTTTGAAAAGGTGTCCTATATCAAAATGAAAGCAATAAAGACATTTAGAGCTAGTTTGGATAATTTGGCTGAAAATTCTATGAGATTCACAAATTGGCTTAGTACAACCAGTAAAATCATTGAATTACGGGCCGAGCTCGGCCTATATTCATAAATATCTAGGAGTAGCTTTAGAGTGAGCCAGCCCGATCCTATAGGTATTTATAATTATAGACCTAGTCTAGcctataaattatataattttattaattgtACCAGCCCAACCCATGAATCCCATATGATTTTCGGTCCAATTATCCGAACAGGCTTTCAAGGAACTTGGTACCCGACAAAAGCAACACTAACACTAAATCCTTTTTACATAGATTGCCATTTTGCCACCTTAGCAATGAGGTCGCTACCCCCTTCCGGCCCAATTCAGATGAATCCACTCTAACGTCCGCGCATGCTTTTCTTGCGTTGGCAAAGCTTACTTGGCATCTTTGTTGTCTTCCATAAGCTATGCGACATGGCTCGTGGTCGATTTCGCTTTAAGTTATCATCTTATGCATGCCCAAAAAGCAAACAAATAAGCAAGGGATAGAAGAACCATACGGAGAAGAGAGTCATTTTTTCCCCTAGATTCTGCAAAGCCTTTACGTGAGGTATAAACGTAGTGGGCAGTGACAAAAAACCTTTTATAAAGGAGAGAGACGGAGAATGACATcagatggagaagagaaagactTCATTCCTTGACCCTTTATCGATagggaatttttttcttttatggtACAGCATCCTTAGGGACTTTACACGACGTCCATCAATCAATGGAGGTCTATCCTGAAGTCGTGGCTTGGAGGTCAAGAGttctctttgttcttcttttcttcttctcgcgTAAAAAGATGCATTAATGGCGTGGCAAAAGTATTGCAGCCACGTGAACGCGACTATGCTTGAATAGCTGCATCCTTCGGAGAAAGGTTTTGAAGAATCGGAGTTGCATTGTTTTTTAATCATCCTATCACTTTACAAGAGCAGTTAAATTCCCATCTTTTTCGATTCTCGTAATAATTCTAGTTATATTTCTCACTTAAAGATTTAAGCcatgtttaatttttattaGAAAATAACCTAAAATTCAGGTGCCAAGGAAAAACATCTTACTAAGTCAAgatttccataattttttttgagattagaGATCTCCATAATTCTATGCATAATAAAAATCCGAGATCCTCAACCGAAATTCATAGATATTTGTGATCATAATAAAACTTAAGCTTATTTACAAAACAATTATAGCATACAGAATAAATTATACACAATTTCATGAAGACAGCATATAAGCATCTAATTCACTCTTTTAAAAAACaacatatatttatttatttgttttgcaGCAGCGTATACAGTTGGACAACAGAACTTAAACTAACttagattaaaaatataatatagcaaatgcatcataaagaatTCTTAGAGAAGTTATATTGCCATCTAATCCACACTGAAATCTTC containing:
- the LOC103700885 gene encoding thaumatin-like protein 1, yielding MSRFLIFMVLHSFLLFFVSGGLAAAFTLTNNCEYTVWPGSLSGAGTGELETTGFALEKGESRSLNAPAKWSGRFWGRTLCSTDSATGKFTCGTGDCGSGTMECSGGGAAPPATLAEFTLDGSGGMDFYDVSLVDGYNVPMLVVPQGASSPGGNCSATGCLVDLNGVCPSDLKVVLAGVDGGSESVACKSACEAFGSPQYCCSGAYGNPNTCKPSSYSQFFKNACPRAYSYAYDDASSTFTCYNANYLITFCPSTTSQKSAADNPEAAAGLPLINSTMAFLSGDASPSMPHAALLPVTLAVLAAIAAHLKV
- the LOC120105879 gene encoding uncharacterized protein LOC120105879, yielding MALFIWKVVWDCLPTRRMLARRGIEVSPMCMNCPEAVETISHVLFECPQVAQIWRRASFPGLTFGVGDFLQQVRNALRSPSTAGWGTAAVFLAYYIWLDRNARVFEGRRASLRSVVERALCQAVEILEATEVDSSGIARDIWDPLFATTVSGFVFIAWEPPPPGYLKVNFDGSLPGGGNQAGVAFVIRDHGARLIAAGGCRSFEASAFRGLHITLESFYGLSILLWFAADWVASFAAHHSGEFLWTQNFSVPFVLRCLLDGDVAGSSHARIV